In Aegilops tauschii subsp. strangulata cultivar AL8/78 chromosome 3, Aet v6.0, whole genome shotgun sequence, one genomic interval encodes:
- the LOC109773313 gene encoding monothiol glutaredoxin-S2: MQAVAGIRRGLTIDPAGEEEAPAQRFGRLVRESPVVIFARRGCYMAHVMKSLLAAVGAHATVIELEGPAEELAAVEAGGHAAVPALFVGGAPVGGLEGLMGLHLSGLLVPRLREVGALRA, translated from the coding sequence ATGCAGGCGGTGGCGGGCATCCGGCGGGGGCTGACCATAGACCCggccggggaggaggaggcgccggcgcAGCGGTTCGGGCGGCTGGTCAGGGAGAGCCCCGTGGTCATCTTCGCGCGGCGCGGCTGCTACATGGCGCACGTCATGAAGAGCCTCCTCGCGGCCGTCGGCGCGCACGCCACAGTCATCGAGCTGGAGGGCCCCGCCGAGGAGCTCGCGGCGGTGGAGGCCGGCGGCCACGCGGCCGTGCCGGCGCTCTTCGTCGGGGGCGCGCCGGTGGGCGGCCTGGAGGGCCTCATGGGGCTCCACCTCAGCGGCCTCCTCGTCCCACGCCTCCGAGAGGTCGGAGCCCTCCGCGCCTAG